A window of Arcobacter acticola genomic DNA:
CTGCAAGATATTCAGGTGTTCCCTCATCAACTAACATTCCACCTTTATTTCCACCCTCAGGTCCCATATCAATAACCCAATCAGAGTTTTTGATAACATCAAGGTTATGCTCAATTACTAAAACAGAGTTTCCTAAATCAACAAGATGATGTAATACTTTTGTTAATCTATCAACATCTGCAAAGTGTAAACCTGTGGTTGGTTCATCAAGTACATATAAAGTATTTCCTGTATCTTTTTTACTTAACTCTTTACTTAGTTTTATTCTTTGAGCTTCTCCACCACTTAGTGTAACTGCATTTTGTCCAAGAGTAATATATCCCAAACCAACATCACTTAGTGTTTGAAGTTTTGCATTTAGTTTAGGAACTTTTGCAAAAAATTCTAAGGCTTCATCAACACTCATATTTAATATATCAGAAATATTTTTGCCCTTGTATAAAATCTCTAAAGTTTGAGCGTTGTATCTTCTACCATGACAATCATCACATTTCACCATGATATCTGGTAAGAAGTGCATTTCAATTTTGATTTCACCTTCACCTTGACATTTTTCACAACGACCACCTTTTACATTAAAAGAGAATCTTCCTATTTTATAACCTCTTAAACTTGCTTCCTTCGTTTTTGCAAATAATTCTCTTATTTCATCCATTAATCCCGTATATGTAGCTGGATTTGATCTTGGTGTTCTTCCAATAGGACTTTGATCAAGGTAGATAACTTTATCAAGTTTTTCTAATCCTTCTATTTCAACACCATCTACCTTTTTCACTTTTCTAGCACGATTTAAAAGCTCTTTTGCAACTGGAAGTAGAGTTTGTAAAATAAGAGATGATTTTCCGCTTCCTGAAACCCCTGTTATTGCACATAGGTTTTTAAGGGGAATTTTTACATCTAAATTTTTTATATTGTTTATAGTTACATTTTTTATCTCTATAAACTCTTCTTGAGGACGATTATGAACATAATCTATTTTTTTAGCCCCCGTTACATATTTAGCAGTTAGTGTTTTTGCTTTATTCATCTCTTTTAGGGTTCCAGCAAATACGATTTCTCCACCATATTTTCCAGCATTTGGTCCAATATCTACTATAAAGTCAGCTGCTTGAATAGTTTCTTTATCATGCTCAACTACAATTACAGTATTTCCTTTTTCTTGTAAGGCTCGAAGAGTCTTGATAAGTTTATTTGTATCTCTTTCATGAAGTCCAATAGAAGGTTCATCAAGTACATACATAACTCCTGTTAATCCAGAACCAATTTGAGAAGCAACTCTAATTCTTTGAGCCTCACCTCCACTTATACTTCTAGCATCTCTACCTAAAGTTATATATCCAAGTCCTACGTCATATAAGAAATAGATTCTCTCTTTTATCTCTTTTAAAATAGGTTTTGAAATCATTTTATTTTGATCAGATAGATATTCAAAATTCTTTTCATCTTGAAAAAATGCATGGGCTTCTTCTATGGGAACATTTAATAAATCACTAATAGTTTTTTTAGCTACAAACACACTTTGAGAAGAGGGTTTTAATCTATTTCCATTACAAGAGTCACATTTCTTTTCAGTCATATAGTCAGCCATCTCTTTTTCATCTTTGATCATGTCGTAGGCTAATTTTATAATTCCTTCCCATTTTCTTGTAAGTTTATGCTTTTTCCAAAAGAATACAGCATCTTCAACACTTCCATGTAAAATAGCTTTTCTATGATGATCTTCTAATTCTTTAAAAGGAATTTTAGTATCAACTCCTATTTTTTCACAAAAAGCTAAAAGCATTTTGAAATAGAATCCTTTATTAAATCCATATATAACTTTTATAGCTCCATCTTCAATAGTAAGTTCTTCATCAATAACTTTTTTCATATCAAGGGCATATCTAATACCTAAACCATCACATGATGAACAAGCACCTTTGGGTGAATTAAAAGAGAACGATAAAGGCTCAAGTGGTTCAAAAGAAATTTTACAAGAAAAACAAGCCATATGCTCAGAATAATGTATATGTTTTTCAACACCCATTTCTTCATGGTTTAAAACTTCAATTTCTAGTTCTCCAAAACTCTCTTTAAGACCTTTTTCAACATCTTGAGCGATTCTATCTCTATTTTCTTCTTTTATTACAACCCTATCTATTACTATTTTAATAGTGTGCATTTTATTTTTTTCAAGCTCTATTTCTTCATCAAGTCTTGCCATTACTCCATCAATCATGGCTCTTACATAACCTTTACTTCTTAAGTTTTCAAGTAAATCAGCAAAGCTTCCTTTTTTTCTATTTATAATAGGAGCTAATATTACGATTTTTGATTCATTTGGTAGTGTAAGAACTTGAGTGATTACATCACTTGCACTCATTTGAGAAATTGGCTCTCCACATTGGTGACAATGTTGTTTTCCAATTCGGGCATATAAAAGTCTAAAGTAGTCATATACTTCTGTAATAGTTCCAACAGTAGATCTTGGATTTTTAGAAGTTGTTTTTTGATCAATAGCAATAGCAGGAGTTAGTCCTTCAATTCTTTCGACATCAGGTTTCCCAACTTTATCTAAAAACTG
This region includes:
- the uvrA gene encoding excinuclease ABC subunit UvrA, with translation MTDTIKIFNAKENNLKNINLEIPKNKLIVFTGLSGSGKSTLAFDTLYAEGQRRYIESLSAYARQFLDKVGKPDVERIEGLTPAIAIDQKTTSKNPRSTVGTITEVYDYFRLLYARIGKQHCHQCGEPISQMSASDVITQVLTLPNESKIVILAPIINRKKGSFADLLENLRSKGYVRAMIDGVMARLDEEIELEKNKMHTIKIVIDRVVIKEENRDRIAQDVEKGLKESFGELEIEVLNHEEMGVEKHIHYSEHMACFSCKISFEPLEPLSFSFNSPKGACSSCDGLGIRYALDMKKVIDEELTIEDGAIKVIYGFNKGFYFKMLLAFCEKIGVDTKIPFKELEDHHRKAILHGSVEDAVFFWKKHKLTRKWEGIIKLAYDMIKDEKEMADYMTEKKCDSCNGNRLKPSSQSVFVAKKTISDLLNVPIEEAHAFFQDEKNFEYLSDQNKMISKPILKEIKERIYFLYDVGLGYITLGRDARSISGGEAQRIRVASQIGSGLTGVMYVLDEPSIGLHERDTNKLIKTLRALQEKGNTVIVVEHDKETIQAADFIVDIGPNAGKYGGEIVFAGTLKEMNKAKTLTAKYVTGAKKIDYVHNRPQEEFIEIKNVTINNIKNLDVKIPLKNLCAITGVSGSGKSSLILQTLLPVAKELLNRARKVKKVDGVEIEGLEKLDKVIYLDQSPIGRTPRSNPATYTGLMDEIRELFAKTKEASLRGYKIGRFSFNVKGGRCEKCQGEGEIKIEMHFLPDIMVKCDDCHGRRYNAQTLEILYKGKNISDILNMSVDEALEFFAKVPKLNAKLQTLSDVGLGYITLGQNAVTLSGGEAQRIKLSKELSKKDTGNTLYVLDEPTTGLHFADVDRLTKVLHHLVDLGNSVLVIEHNLDVIKNSDWVIDMGPEGGNKGGMLVDEGTPEYLAANHKISGSHTGYYLDKEINS